ATCTCTGCTAAGGTTTGACGGGATTTCATAATGTTTAAATCAAAGTCAGGTGTAATGCCGAAGATCCCCATTACTTGGTCCAGCATTTCACGGTGTTGAGCTGTCACGGTAACAATTGGTTCAAATTGGTCTGAACGTTTTTGGAGTTCCAAGACGAGAGGGGCCATCTTAATGGCTTCAGGTCTTGTCCCAAAAATCGTCATGACTTTTATTCGTTGGCTCATGTCGTTCACTCCAAACAAAACTTTATTTCGTTCCGAACAGACGGTCTCCTGCGTCTCCTAAACCTGGTACGATATAACCTTTTTCATTTAGTTTCTCGTCCATTGCCGCAAGATAGATATCTACATCAGGGTGTGCTGCCTGAATTTCTTCGACACCTTCAGGAGCGCCAACCAGGCACATTAAGCGGATTTGCTTCGCGCCGCGCTTCTTAAGTGAGTGGATGGCTTCGATAGCAGAACCACCTGTTGCAAGCATTGGGTCCACAACGATCATTTCACGTTCTTGAACGTCGCTTGGAAGTTTCACATAGTATTCAACTGGCTTAAGCGTTTCAGGATCACGATAAAGTCCAACGTGACCTACTTTCGCTGCTGGAATTAAGTCTAAAATTCCATCTACCATACCTAGTCCTGCGCGAAGAATAGGGATAATCGCAATCTTCTTACCTGAAATCACTTGGGATTTCGCTTCTGAAACGGGTGTTTGAATCGTTACTTCTTCAAGTGGTAAATCACGTGTGATTTCAAACGCCATTAAAGCTGCTACTTCATCTACAAGTTCACGGAATTCCTTCGTTCCTGTTTCTGTCTTCCGTATGTACGTTAGTTTGTGCTGAATAAGAGGATGATCAAATACATAAACCTTACCCATGAGCCGATCTCTCCTTTAATTGAATAGTTTGCATCCTTAAAATTGTACTGAATTCTGGGTTGTGTTTCAAGATGCATGAAACAATCTCTACACAAAATATTCTAAGGTCCTTTTGGCTTTTGTGACGGTTTTGTGAATTTTTTTCTTCTATTATATAGAGCCTTACATATTCTTACTTAGTTTACCACAAAAAAGCCCGTTTCATGAAAAAGCTAGACAGACTAATTTTTAATGATGAGTGAGACATAGGAGGCGCTTTACTACGGTACAGTATTGATGGGTGTCAGACACCCTTTACTTCGCTACTGCGCTGATGCGTGTCTGACACCCTTCACTTCGCCACCGCACTGACGGGTGTCTGACACCCTTCATCCCGCTACTGTACTGAAGGGTGTGGATACTGAAAAAAACTCCAACTCATAAGGAGTTGGAGTGTGGGTTCAGTTTATTCTTCTGTTTTGTTTAATAGTTTTTGCGCGAGGCCGGACAGGTTGTCGGTGGTGCCATGGATATCTTGGATGGCATCGACGATCAGGTCAAGGTCTTCTTTATTTCGGTTGAACATGTCTACGTATTGGTTCATTTCCATCTTCACTGTTGCTAGTCCATTCGTGACTTGTTTCATATCTGTTTGGGATTGCTTCGTTGAAGCGTTCATTTCCTGCATGGATACTTGCAAGGTCTGAATGTTTTCGTTGCTTTCATTTGTAATTGAATTGATTTGATTACTCATTTGCTTGGAGTTTTCTGCTAGTTTTCGCACTTCTTCTGCTACAACAGCGAATCCTTTTCCGCTTTCTCCGGCACGAGCCGCTTCAATGGATGCGTTTAAAGCCAGTAGATTCGTTTGGTCCGCGATGCCTTCAATTTGGTTTGTGATAGATGTAATTTGTTGAGACAGATCATCTAGTTTTTCCATGGTTGCCATGCTGTTATTAAACTGTTCAAGCACCGTTTGGAAAGAGTTCAGCATTTCATTTACTTTTTGATCATTCATATCTGTTAAAGAAATTAGATTCTGACTGCTCTTTTGCGTATTCTCTGTGTCTTTCCGAATCCGGTCCGCTTTCTCAGACGTTTCGTTCATGGACGCATCTGTCTGTTCTACAGAAGCTGCTACTTCCTGACTAATCGCCACTAATTCCCGGCGAAGCATCTCGTTCCGATCATTGGCTTCAATTGCTTGTGATGCTTTCACAGCTAGGTAATGATCTACTACAAGCTGACTATCCAGATTCATTATATTCGTTACCGCCACCAAAATATCAGAGAGCTTGTGGGGTTGATCCTGATAAGATTCCACCACTTTTGGAATCAGTAAGTTGCTAAGAGCGGAATATGTAGCAAGGAACCAGGCAACCGGAAGCTCCACACCACCATGGGTGCGTCCAATTCGCTTACGCATGTTCATATACGCTTCATCAATATTTCCGGAAAATGCACTATCAAAATACTCGACAAATACTTGCTTCAGTTTGTCATGAGAACTATGATTCGTTGCAATTTCATTTAGTCGAGGGTGAGCATACAAGTGCTCCAATACTTTATCCAGCAGTTGATCGCTCAATGCTAACACAGCTGGTTTCACTTCTTTCACTGTAGCAAGCTGTTTATCCGTTAAACTCATATAACTTAAACGTCCGGTAAGATCCTGGTCATCGACTGTTACAGGCGTTCCCATATCTGCATACGCACTCGCTGCTTCAAATCGGGCCGTTGGTCTCTTTTTTGTAAAAATACTCATCGTAATTCCCCCTTTATTCCTTCTTCTTATATCGGCTTTAGGTGGAGGAAACTTAATCTTGCTAGCGCATTTGATAAGTTGCGGTTCAGATTAGGATGAGGAGGTGACCATGGACAGACTTTGACCTTTTGTTTCGCTAGAAATTTCTTTATTGCATTCTTGTTTTCTTGGTTGCTTGGATTTCTTTCTTTATTACTCTTGAGACTTTGTGCATTCTGGGTTTGGTTTAGACACTGGGGCGGGGGTTTCTGCATTCCGCTCACGGTTTCGACACTCAAACTTTGGTTTCATCACTCTATCTCAGTTTTCTTCACTACTCCAACTCCTTTCTTCATAACCCCGACTTCTTTCTTCACTCCAAAACCACTTTAGACATTACAGAACCTCTATCTTCACTCCACATCTAGTTTAAACACTCTGACCAAGCTTTCTGCATTCCGCTCTCCCTTTCGACACTCAAACCCCGGTTTCTTCACTCCATCCCGGCTTTCTTCATTACTCGAACTCCTTTCTTCATAACCCCAACCTCTTTCTACACTTCAAAACCACTATAGACATTCCAGAACCTCTATCTACACTCCACATTCGGTTTAAACACTCCGACCACGCTTTCTGCATTCCGTTCTCCCTTTCAACACTCAAACCCCGGTTTCTTCACTCCACCCTGGCTTTCTTCACTACTCCAACTTCTTTCTTCATACCCCCAACCTCTTTCTACATTTCAAAACCACTTTAGACATTCCAGAACCTCTAACTTCACTCCGCATTCGGTTTAAACACTCCGGCAACACTTTCTGCATTCCGCTCTCCCTTTCGACACTCAAACCCCAGTTTCTTCACTCCACCCCGGCTTTCTTCACTACTCCAACTTCTTTCTTCATAACCCCAACCTCTTTCTACATTTCAAAACCACTTTAGACATTCCAGAACCTCTATCTACACTCCACATCCGGTTGAAACACTCCGGCAACGCTTTCTGCATTTCGATCCTACTTTCGACACTCAAACCCCAGTTTCTTCACTCCACCCCGGCTTTCTACACTACTCGAACTCCTTTCTTCATAACCCCAACCTCTTTCTACATTCCAAACCCTCTTTATACATTCTAGAACCACTATCTACACTCCACTTCTGGTTTAAACATTCTGACCACGCTTTCTGCACTCCGATCCCACTTTCGACACTCAATCCCCGTTTTTCTACACTCCGCCCCCGCCCACACCACTCACTCCCCACCAACACAAAACAAAAAAGCCTCTCCCCAAAGGGGAGAGGCTCGCTCACACTCAATCTACTTATGCATATAACTCAAAACGAGACGTTAAGGCCAGGACGCGGTCGCGGGCTTCGGCTAGTTTGCCTTCGTCTTCGTGGTTGTTTAGGGTGAAGGCGATGATGGATGCGATCTCATCCATTTCTTCTTCTCCGAAACCACGGGATGTGACGGCTGCTGTTCCGATGCGGATGCCGCTTGTGACGAATGGGCTTTCTGGATCGAACGGGATCGTGTTTTTGTTCACTGTGATTCCGATGTCATCCAGGGCTTTTTCGGCTACTTTTCCTGTTAGGTTCAGAGGACGTAAGTCTAGTAAAAGCAAGTGGTTGTCTGTTCCACCTGATACGAGACGGACGCCTTCTTTTTGTAAGGATTCACCCAGGCGCTTGGCGTTGTTGATGATTTTCTCTGAGTAGTCTTTGAAATCATCTTGAAGAGCTTCCTGGAAGCTCACTGCTTTGGCTGCGATGACGTGCATAAGTGGGCCGCCTTGCATGCCTGGGAATAAAGCTTTGTCGATTTTCTTCGCATATTCTTCTTTACAAAGGACCATGCCACCACGTGGACCGCGAAGGGTTTTGTGTGTTGTGGTCGTTACGAAGTCTGCGTATGGTACCGGGTTTGGATGGTGGCCTGTTGCCACAAGACCGGCTACGTGCGCCATATCCACAAGCAGGTAAGCTCCTACTTCGTCCGCGATTTCACGGAATTTCTTAAAGTCAATGGAACGAGGGTACGCACTTGCACCAGCTACGATGAGCTTCGGCTGTACTTCGCGGGCTTTCTCAAGTACGGCTTCGTAATCGATTTGTTCTGTTTCCTGATC
The nucleotide sequence above comes from Pontibacillus chungwhensis. Encoded proteins:
- the upp gene encoding uracil phosphoribosyltransferase, with the translated sequence MGKVYVFDHPLIQHKLTYIRKTETGTKEFRELVDEVAALMAFEITRDLPLEEVTIQTPVSEAKSQVISGKKIAIIPILRAGLGMVDGILDLIPAAKVGHVGLYRDPETLKPVEYYVKLPSDVQEREMIVVDPMLATGGSAIEAIHSLKKRGAKQIRLMCLVGAPEGVEEIQAAHPDVDIYLAAMDEKLNEKGYIVPGLGDAGDRLFGTK
- a CDS encoding globin-coupled sensor protein: MSIFTKKRPTARFEAASAYADMGTPVTVDDQDLTGRLSYMSLTDKQLATVKEVKPAVLALSDQLLDKVLEHLYAHPRLNEIATNHSSHDKLKQVFVEYFDSAFSGNIDEAYMNMRKRIGRTHGGVELPVAWFLATYSALSNLLIPKVVESYQDQPHKLSDILVAVTNIMNLDSQLVVDHYLAVKASQAIEANDRNEMLRRELVAISQEVAASVEQTDASMNETSEKADRIRKDTENTQKSSQNLISLTDMNDQKVNEMLNSFQTVLEQFNNSMATMEKLDDLSQQITSITNQIEGIADQTNLLALNASIEAARAGESGKGFAVVAEEVRKLAENSKQMSNQINSITNESNENIQTLQVSMQEMNASTKQSQTDMKQVTNGLATVKMEMNQYVDMFNRNKEDLDLIVDAIQDIHGTTDNLSGLAQKLLNKTEE
- the glyA gene encoding serine hydroxymethyltransferase, producing the protein MKHVQQVDPEIMEAIQLEKTRQQEKIELIASENFVSEAVMEAQGSVLTNKYAEGYPGKRYYGGCEHVDIAENLARDRAKKLFGADHANVQPHSGAQANMTVYFAVLDPGDTVLGMNLNHGGHLTHGSPVNFSGKLYNFVDYGVDQETEQIDYEAVLEKAREVQPKLIVAGASAYPRSIDFKKFREIADEVGAYLLVDMAHVAGLVATGHHPNPVPYADFVTTTTHKTLRGPRGGMVLCKEEYAKKIDKALFPGMQGGPLMHVIAAKAVSFQEALQDDFKDYSEKIINNAKRLGESLQKEGVRLVSGGTDNHLLLLDLRPLNLTGKVAEKALDDIGITVNKNTIPFDPESPFVTSGIRIGTAAVTSRGFGEEEMDEIASIIAFTLNNHEDEGKLAEARDRVLALTSRFELYA